From Myxocyprinus asiaticus isolate MX2 ecotype Aquarium Trade chromosome 25, UBuf_Myxa_2, whole genome shotgun sequence, one genomic window encodes:
- the LOC127416100 gene encoding myocilin-like, which translates to MWFLTIMCVSCLLMGTQAQSSASFRRANDRNGRCQYSFTVDSPTEASCPSLGSSSEMEALKTRLGLLEALVARLVGGEAVPELSQGSGSQSGLQEAYNQMMGENTQLQREKQRLDRKVQDLQQRMEELRQEAVRLRSRPCMQQPPPGVPQNDNSFRPGSGPVLSHLVSRPGNTQGDTSSLTDPAWHYESPGYQELTAVVTEVSAPNLDGPADITGCGDLVWVGEPEMHRKADSIAGKYGVWMQDPEAKEPYGLEMVWRIDAVGSEVRQLFGYENMDQLTRGFPTKVLLLPEAVESTGATMYQGSLYYQRRLSRTLLRYDLLSESIAARRDLPHAGFHGQFPYSWGGYTDIDLAVDENGLWAIYSTNKAKGAIVISQLDPHSLEVRGTWETKIRKTTVANAFMICGKLYTVASYTSPNTTINYMYDTVTSQGKAISVAFKNRYRYNSMVDYNPVQRKLFAWDNYYIVSYNVRLGKQE; encoded by the exons ATGTGGTTTTTGACAATTATGTGTGTTTCCTGCTTGTTGATGGGCACTCAGGCACAAAGCAGTGCTAGTTTTCGTCGGGCAAATGATCGCAATGGTCGTTGTCAGTACAGCTTCACGGTGGACAGTCCCACAGAGGCGAGCTGTCCATCACTAGGCTCAAGCTCCGAGATGGAGGCCCTGAAGACTCGTCTGGGGCTGCTAGAGGCACTGGTCGCCCGACTGGTAGGAGGAGAAGCTGTGCCTGAGTTATCACAGGGCTCTGGATCTCAGTCAGGCCTCCAGGAGGCTTACAACCAGATGATGGGGGAGAACACTCAGCTCCAGAGAGAGAAGCAAAGACTGGACAGAAAGGTCCAGGACCTCCAGCAGAGGATGGAGGAGCTCCGACAGGAGGCTGTGAGGCTAAGGAGCAGACCCTGCATGCAGCAACCTCCTCCCGGAGTGCCACAAAATGACAACAGCTTTAGACCAGGATCAG GACCTGTCCTCTCTCACCTGGTATCCAGACCTGGGAATACCCAAGGAGACACAAGCAGTTTAACAG ATCCTGCATGGCATTATGAGTCTCCGGGATATCAGGAGCTGACAGCCGTGGTAACAGAAGTTTCTGCCCCAAATCTGGACGGTCCAGCAGATATTACAG GCTGTGGTGACCTGGTGTGGGTAGGAGAACCTGAGATGCACCGTAAGGCTGATAGTATTGCTGGCAAGTACGGTGTCTGGATGCAGGACCCAGAAGCCAAGGAACCTTATGGTCTAGAGATGGTATGGCGAATCGACGCCGTGGGGTCTGAAGTGCGTCAACTCTTCGGGTACGAAAACATGGACCAGCTGACACGTGGCTTCCCAACCAAAGTCCTTCTCCTGCCAGAAGCTGTGGAGAGCACTGGCGCCACCATGTACCAGGGCTCCTTGTACTACCAACGAAGGCTCAGCCGCACACTTCTAAGATACGATCTACTCTCTGAGAGCATTGCTGCCCGTCGTGATCTTCCTCATGCTGGCTTCCATGGTCAGTTCCCCTACTCCTGGGGTGGCTACACAGACATTGACCTGGCAGTTGATGAAAATGGTCTCTGGGCCATCTACAGCACCAACAAAGCCAAGGGTGCCATTGTGATCTCCCAGCTGGACCCTCACAGCTTGGAGGTGAGGGGCACCTGGGAGACCAAAATCCGCAAGACAACAGTGGCTAATGCTTTTATGATCTGTGGCAAGTTGTACACGGTCGCTAGTTACACCTCGCCAAACACTACAATAAATTACATGTATGACACTGTGACCAGCCAGGGTAAAGCAATCTCAGTGGCCTTCAAAAACCGTTATCGCTACAATAGCATGGTAGACTATAACCCAGTGCAGAGAAAGCTATTTGCTTGGGATAACTATTACATTGTATCTTATAATGTGAGGCTAGGCAAGCAGGAGTAA